In Populus nigra chromosome 1, ddPopNigr1.1, whole genome shotgun sequence, one genomic interval encodes:
- the LOC133672017 gene encoding nucleolin 2-like, whose protein sequence is MPSGAKKRKAAKKKREQEANNNNNSSVSTNNPQGNDDPKSHDERESDGGEVGSPVSQDQHNHQHPFNEGNGQSEKGGPLPSDSLADQNKPMEVVTGDAEGSLKVESEDNIAVNIEREVNSKQNVESKNVLIEHVDSSKESHDEDDRSSSSSFSNESQAFEKKSKEANDEEKENGSFSEEVKQIPENEKPVKEADSNSVLETASADLVHPVVPISETAKVVIEIAQVENPEVLEVVESGFEDDEDKLLPVSNDIAVNIEREVNSKQNVESKNVFIEQVDSSKESHDEDDRSSSSSSFSNESQAFEKKSKEAKDEEKENGSFSEEVKQIPENEKPVKEADSNSVLETASADLVNPVVPISETAKVVVEIAQVENPEVLEVVESGFEDDEDKLLPVSNEIAEVSPAIVVPKKNEDKVFPISDENVRASANVVPSSAYGNVGKTLVSSVSHSDETGNGEEKTKYTDAHQSTENKPLLACGPRVAERTLWMSCCGIFDVLTGSK, encoded by the exons ATGCCATCCGGTGCTAAGAAGAGGAAAGCAGCCAAGAAAAAGAGGGAACAGGAggccaacaacaacaacaactctTCAGTCAGTACCAACAATCCTCAAG GAAATGATGACCCAAAAAGCCATGATGAAAGAGAGAGTGATGGTGGTGAGGTTGGTAGCCCTGTATCACAGGACCAACACAACCACCAGCATCCATTTAATGAGGGGAATGGACAATCTGAGAAGGGAGGCCCGTTGCCTTCTGACTCATTAGCCGACCAGAACAAGCCCATGGAGGTAGTCACTGGGGATGCAGAAGGAAGCCTAAAAGTTGAATCAGAGGACAACATTGCTGTAAATATTGAGAGAGAAGTGAACTCTAAGCAAAATGTGGAGAGTAAAAATGTTCTTATTGAGCATGTTGATTCTTCAAAGGAATCTCATGATGAAGATGACAGGAGTTCTAGCAGTAGTTTCAGCAATGAGTCTCAAGCTTTCGAGAAGAAATCGAAGGAAGCCAatgatgaagaaaaggaaaatggttCTTTTTCTGAAGAGGTGAAGCAGATCCCTGAAAATGAGAAACCAGTCAAGGAAGCTGATAGTAATTCAGTTTTGGAAACTGCTTCTGCTGATTTGGTTCATCCTGTGGTGCCTATATCTGAGACAGCAAAAGTTGTTATTGAGATTGCTCAAGTTGAAAATCCAGAGGTTCTGGAAGTGGTTGAAtctggttttgaggatgatgaGGACAAATTGTTGCCTGTATCCAATGACATTGCTGTAAATATTGAGAGAGAAGTGAACTCTAAGCAAAATGTGGAgagtaaaaatgtttttattgagCAAGTTGATTCTTCAAAGGAATCTCATGATGAAGATGACAGGAGTTCTAGCAGTAGTAGTTTCAGCAATGAGTCTCAAGCTTTCGAGAAGAAATCGAAGGAAGCCAAggatgaagaaaaggaaaatggttCTTTTTCTGAAGAGGTGAAGCAGATCCCTGAAAATGAGAAACCAGTCAAGGAAGCTGATAGTAATTCAGTTTTGGAAACTGCTTCTGCTGATTTGGTTAATCCTGTGGTGCCTATATCTGAGACAGCAAAAGTTGTTGTTGAGATTGCTCAAGTTGAAAATCCAGAGGTTCTGGAAGTGGTTGAAtctggttttgaggatgatgaGGACAAATTGTTGCCTGTATCCAATGAGATTGCTGAAGTTTCTCCAGCTATTGTAGtgccaaagaaaaatgaagataaagTTTTTCCTATTTCAGATGAGAATGTTAGGGCATCTGCAAATGTGGTTCCTTCTTCTGCATATGGAAATGTAGGGAAAACATTGGTATCATCAGTCAGTCATTCTGATGAAACTGGTAATGGtgaagaaaaaaccaaatacACTGATGCTCATCAAAGTACTGAAAATAAG CCTCTTCTTGCTTGTGGTCCGCGAGTAGCAGAAAGAACATTGTGGATGAGTTGCTGTGGTATATTTGATGTTCTTACAGGCTCCAAATAG